Part of the Gemmatimonadota bacterium genome, GGCGTCGGTGATGGTCGGTTCGATTCCGCCCCGGCCATAGCAGGCCGGTCCGGGGACGGCACCCGCGCTACGGGGTCCGACGCGCAGCGCGCCACCGTCGTCTACCCAGGCCAGGCT contains:
- a CDS encoding hydantoinase/oxoprolinase family protein, whose amino-acid sequence is GEVGAGINRAGRLSKGAGYALRVPAYDIVEVGAGGGSLAWVDDGGALRVGPRSAGAVPGPACYGRGGIEPTITDA